The genomic window GAGATAGCTCCATGAAAACATCTAGCGAAGAACGCTAAATATTCTTTCTTCCCTTGTCGCTTTTACCTTTACTAGCTACTTTTTAATACCGACTGGGGTAGCACAAACCAGACAGGAGTTCCATTTTAATACCCTTTGAATAGCATTTAATTGCGCCAGCTATGATTACAAGACAAATACGCCACTTTCCGGTTGCTCATGTAATGAATTACCtcagagcaaaaacaaatatttttctattcattCAAATATCCTGGCATTCAACAGGCAGCAAAACAGCTCACATAAACAGTATTGTGTGACACGGGTACCGGGAAACATCAATTTTGCAAAGCGTCGTGGACAAAAGAATTGGCCAGTAACCAAAATAGTTTGCATATAAATTTGTAACACCATCAATCAATAACTAAAAACATCAAACTAAAGCCATCACCTCCACCTCTCTCAATCAATGTCCTCTCACATCGCACGTCTgcgccaatattttatttcacaagAAGTTTTCGCCACACTCCAGCCGCTCTTCCTGTTCACCTACATTTATGGCCTGACACCGTTTCGCATTGTGAAGCGGCGCAATGGCACCAGCGAGATACGCGCATCCTGCTTTGGCTTTTGCAACACAGCTGCCTATGTGACACTTTACGGTGTTTGTTTTCTCAGCTCGCTGCTGAATGCCGAATCCATAGTTGGCTACTTCTTTCGCACGAACATCTCCGTCGTGGGTGATACATTGCAGATTTGCACGGGCATTGTCACCGGCATTGTCATCTACACGACGGCGCTAACGCAACGCAGCAAGATGCGGCGCATCATTGACGTGTTCAACGAATTGGATGAACATTTTGCCAGTATTGGAGTGCGTGTGAAGTATTCGCGCATTTATCGTTACGCCCTGCTACTGAGTGTCACAAAAACGCTAATAATCGGCATCTACTGTGCGGGTGTTTATTTGCTGCTGCGCTCGGTGCACGTCAAGCCATCGTTCTGTGTATGCGTCGCGTTTGTTTTGCAGCATTCGGTGCTGGTCTTGGCAATATGCCTCTTCAGCTTCATAGCACGCGGATTCGAGCGACGGCTGGTCATAGTCAATAAGGTAGGAGGAATTGTGGGTGTGATCCTAGATAAAGTAATTAAGTGAATTCGGATATGTGGCGTAAAGCGTGGAGCACGCCAAGCCTTGTGTTATTACGGGGTATGGGTTGGAGAAGCATTTAACTTTAATGATTTCAAAACTgtgctataaaaaatttaaagaaataaattttgtcagGAAAGACGACATTGTATTGTGGAAGGTCTtgctaaaaaatatgaaatcttTAGCAGACCAAAgtgaaatttatattaaaataagttgTGGACTctgaagaaatgtaaaaaaaataagtgtaaaaatttaaaatttgtttaaacacttattattaaaaataagggGCTCATTCTTcatatcttcatcatcttcagcATAAAATTCTTTGAGCTCAAACTCTTTAATTCCACTTTAAGGTTTAGACCTTCTGAAGTTCAATCGACCAACCTGCGCGCTGATCGTCTTCAATTGGCTCCCTCTTGCTTGAACATGAAGTGTGGATCCTGAATAAGTTCCTGTTATTTAGTTATAACTCGAAAGCTGACAACACCGTATCCGTCGTCTGGAAAGAAGAGTCCTCTCTATGGTTTCATTAGAATTTTGAAGCCGAAAGG from Anastrepha ludens isolate Willacy chromosome 5, idAnaLude1.1, whole genome shotgun sequence includes these protein-coding regions:
- the LOC128864798 gene encoding putative gustatory receptor 28b encodes the protein MSSHIARLRQYFISQEVFATLQPLFLFTYIYGLTPFRIVKRRNGTSEIRASCFGFCNTAAYVTLYGVCFLSSLLNAESIVGYFFRTNISVVGDTLQICTGIVTGIVIYTTALTQRSKMRRIIDVFNELDEHFASIGVRVKYSRIYRYALLLSVTKTLIIGIYCAGVYLLLRSVHVKPSFCVCVAFVLQHSVLVLAICLFSFIARGFERRLVIVNKVGGIVGVILDKVIK